The following nucleotide sequence is from Oncorhynchus kisutch isolate 150728-3 linkage group LG29, Okis_V2, whole genome shotgun sequence.
AGGGCCACTCCCCCTCAATGGAGGCCTGCCCACCCACAATACGGGAGTGTCTATAAGGCCGTATACCACactctgcacacagacacacagacaaaacaatcAGTAAATAAaggaggaccacaatggaaacaaGTCAGACTTTTTGTCTACATAATACACCCTCTGTGATTTTGGTACATGTATTGTTTGCCTGTTGTTTTAAATagtcaaataaaatgtaatcCAAATTACATTCAGAAGTCAGGGTAATGGTGGTAAAAGTTGGTCTGATGATGTAGAGGAAGCTGTGTGAGATATCTAAACTTACGACAGTCTGCCTCGTCTGAGCCATCATCACAGTCCTCTTCTTCATCGCACTCTGGGTTCAGCTTGCTGATGCACATGTTGTTCTTACACTTGTAAGTATACTCTGAGCATTGCAGGGCTAGAGCTGGATACAAGGAGATGGGGAGTCAGTCACAcaaaggtcaaaggtcatgtTTATATGGTAGCCAGTTGTATTCTACTACAGCTATTTATCTTTGGATACGTACATTTTGCACATTTTGATTCATCAGAGCCGTCAGCACAGTCAGCACGGCCATcacatttcagtctctcggagATACAGCTTCCATTCCGACAGGTAAACTCACCTGATTTACAACTCcctacagagaggacacagtaacacacagtggTAGCAATGATGATATAATCTTGCGTGACCTCTCTACTGATGTATAGTGTTGACTTACCACAGTTTTCCTCATCTGTGCTGTCCCCACAGTCATTGACTCCATCACACTGCCAGAACTTGACTTTACAAAGACCATttctacatttgatttgatctggctCACACTCTGTACAGAGACAAGACAACTCAGATTACATCATAATCATTTGGAGGTAACCTAATCTCTCTTGTAGAGGCAAATCAAGCATCTGTTTACAAAGATGACGTTATAAAAGTTAAACACACTCAGATGGAAACACTTGAGAAGAATAGACATGTTATAACGTAGTTATAGGTCTGTACTCACTGCAGATCTGTACTGATAACAGTATACACTGTAGATGTTAGTTTAAGAAACAACTGTGTACTGATAACAATGTTTCTGGCTTACGAGTAGTTGGCACAAAGGCTTCAAACTCAGCAGTGAAACCTGAATCCACATAGGACATGTCAGAGTTAAATATCACGACTATCTTGTTGACTGTGCTGGTGACCACAGTGCTGTAGGGCTTATCGCCACATAGCCTGCAACATAAAAGTTTAAAGAGGCAAAGATCAGCAATGTTCATCAATTAGGGACATTGCAGAGTCATTGCTGATATTAATAGTAAATTCTTCCAAATTCCTAACGGATATACTGACACCAAGAAGATCCCATGACTCACTTTTCACTGTTGATCTCTACGTAGTCCTTAGGACAATTATTATTGTTCTGTCCTGGCTCAGACATCAACAGCTTGTTGAACTGCACCTTGACAGACTTCCCTTTTGGGACCTGAAAGAGAATAGAATGGTAGGTGGAACTTCAGAAATAAACATATTCTCACTCTAAAAGGTCAGCAGCAGGCTCCACAACACAAACTGAACATTTGTTTACCTCAATATCCCAGACACACTTGGTCAGAGGTGGGTAATGGGAGGGAAAGTTTGGAGATGTGAAGGTGCCATTAAGTCCTGATAATTGACCACCACAATCTACACAGAAAGAGTAACAGATAATGAGTCTCATGCCCATTAGGGACACAACATGGTACACCCCGTGATCATCATAATAGTAGCTGCACCTTGGCTATTGAGGGGAACCTGAGAGTAGGTGGCTCTGAAGCCAGGGAAGTTCTTCTCCTTGTTGGTTACCAGTGTCAGCAGCATGACGTTTCCAGAGGAAATGAACGACAGAGGCTCATTGCGAGTGTAATATCCACATTTCCTGGACAGAGATCAACACATGACTTAACTGAGGCAGACAGTTGCACTTGGATGGAACTCATTAGTCATGAGGCTAGTATCTGAAGGGAATATCAATGGGAAAATGTTGACTGTGTTTCTTGTCTCCACTTTCTCTTGATCCTAAAAGTACTGTACAACTACTCACTCTGCCATGACCTGCCGCTCCAATGGCACCAGGGAGTCATACACCTTGATGAAGTCGTTCTGACAGTCACCCTCCAAGTTGAAGGTGTCAAACTCCAGTTTAATCCTGTAGCCTCGGTCAGCATGTAGTCTCCACAACACATATGTGTTTGGAGGGTATGGAGAATCAGGAAAGCCAGGTGACTGTAATGTGGCCGTGTGATTCTCACTGATGTGATAGGAATAGGTTTGGGAGGCTGGGAAACggacagacagatacagtagaCAAGCTCAGTGAGCTGTACAAGGACAGCCTGTGACATCCAGAAAGATAATAGTTGAAACCATAACAGCGAATGTTGTTTCTCACCAGCCAATAAGGCCTTTGTCATACGTGGATCCAGAGCTGTGAAATGGAAGCACATATGAGACATTAGCATGGAGCAAATAAAAACATCTGCTCTGACCTTTAACAGCTCTTTTTTTAACTGAGGGATAGAGAATGTGAAGGAAATTACTACAAAAGCTCCTATTAACATAGGCCTTAATAAACAGGGATGCATACAAGAGTATAGGTAACTTTTCACATCCAAAGGCAGAGTGATATTCACCCTTTACTGTACCTCCAGAGATCACGTTGTTGATGAGCAGGGAGCTGGTTGGCCGGCGACCCATCCCCATCCTCCCCTTCAGACTTCCCTTCATCGGATCCATGGTGCCAATAGCTTCATCCACCGCAGACCCCCGACCGATCGGTACATCAAACTCAGACAGGTAGTAGGCCACTACATTGTCCTCACTCCCTCTGTTGCCTTCACTACAGTGGAAAGACATAgtgcattgtaattttgaatatGTTAAGCAGCAAGAAAACATAACAATTGTGGGTTGAATTTAAACAAATGTACTGTCTGCTACCCTTTGTTGTAATGTCTTTATAATGTCATCATCTTCAAGTAAGCAACCATAACTATCTCTGAATTTCAAAGTGACCTTAGGGGAGTGGTTAAATGGGGAACAAATACCTGAAGGCTTGCACTGTGGATCCCACTAAATATTTATCCAGATCTTTGTATTTAGAGTAGATCCCCTTCAGCTGAAAAGCAGCAAGATGAAACGCGTTATTGTAGCTACCAGGATTTGCTACAAATAATAGAGAAGGTCATCATCACCCTGTCTTACCTGCTGTGACACCTGCATGGCCAGTTGTTTGAACTCATTGCTGTCGGGGTTGTCGTAGGAATCTATAAATCTTTGGTTGGTGATACTCATAGAGCCAATGTACATCTTTGTCAATCGCACCTCTCCTCTCCGCACTGCAAAATAAGAGAGGGACAGGAGTGAGGACCAGAATATGTATACTACTGGGACCAGAATAAGTATACTAATGAGGCCGGAATAAGTACACTACTGGGACCAGAATAAGTATACTAATGGGACCAGAATAAGTATACTACTGGGACCAGAATAAGTATTCTAATAGGACCAGAATACGTATACTAATGAGGCCAGAATAAGTATACTACTGGACCAGAATAAGTATACTAATATGACCAGAATAAGTATACTAATGAGGCTAGAGTAAGTATACTAATGAGGCTAGAGTAAGTATACTACTGGGACCAGAATAAGTATACTAATGAGGCCAGAATAAGTATCTAATGAGGCTAGAGTAAGTATACTACTGGGACCAGAATAAATATACTAATGGAACCAGAATAAGTATACTAATGAGGCCTGAATAAGTATACTACTGGGACCAGAATAAGTATACTAATAGGACCAGAATAAGTATACTAATGAGGCCAGAATAAGTATACTACTGGGACCAGAATAAGTATACTAATAGGACCAGAATAAGTATACTAATGAGGCCAGAATAAGTATAGTACTGGGACCAGAATAAGGATACTACTGGACCAGAATAAGTATACTAATCGGACCAGAATAAGTATACTACTGGGACCAGAACAAGTATACTACTGGACCAGAATAAGTATACTAATGAGGCCAGAATAAGTATACTACTGGGACCAGAATAAGTATACTAATGAGGCCAGAATAAGTATACTACTGGGACCAGAATAAGTATACTATTGGGACCAGAATAAGTATACTAATGAGGCCAGAATAAGTATACTACTGGGACCAGAATAAGTATACTACTGGGACCAGAATAAGTATACTAATGAGGCCAGAATAAGTATACTAATGGGACCAGAATAACTATAATAATGGGTAATGGCTCTATAGGGATTTAGTCGAGGTGGACAATATACTCACAGTGAAAATGCCAAACCAGCAGGCCTGTCGTCAGCGCAATGACAGCTGCCAACCCCACGAGGCCAATCCCAACATAAAGTGTTTTACTCCCTCTGTTTTTCTCCAGCTTCTTGGTGTCTGGGGCTGGCAAGAATGTGACAGAATTTTCCCAGTCATCATCCTACAAGTGagaaaataaatgttattttacttgcatttaattTCAACATAAACATTTCAGTGCTCATGTCAATGGCAGCAAAAGAGAAATGTCTCCCATAACACAGTTATATTAATTGTTACTGCAATTGAACTAACCAGTGCAAGTCAAGTCCTGTCAGATTCAACAGTTACTACATTTTCCAACAACCACACCCTACTTGAATGTATCAGTTATAGACTACTCTTATGTGTCTAAAGAGCCATACCCTTTTTGACAAATTGACTCACATGCAGCCTAGGCCATATGATCTACCAGGCATTCCAATTCAAAGGGAGCAGCACTGAGAGGAATGCTGCTTACATAATACACCTtgcatacaaaacattaagaacacctgctcttccatGACATAgtctgaccagatgaatccaggtgaaagttatgatcccttattgatgtcacttgttaaatccacatcaatcagtgtagatgaaggggaggagacaggttaaaatatttttaagccttgagacaattgagacatggattgtgtatgtgtgccatttagaggatgaatgggcaagacaaaagatttaagtggctttgaacaggttatggtagaaaatgccaggcgcaccagtttgagtgtgtcaagaagtgcaacgctgctaggtttttcatgctcaacagtttcccctgtgtatcaagaatggtccaccacccaaaggacatccagccaactttacacaactgtgggaaaaattggagtcaacatgggccagcatccctgtggaagctttcgacaccttgtagagcatGCCCCACGAAGACTGGAGTGAAGTCCACAGGGTTCCATCCAAATTATCCCATTCTCTAGTTTTTTTAAAGAGATACGACTGAACTACAACATATGTTTAAGAACAAAACAGAACTCAACAGCGTTTGGAGTCAAATGGTTTTGTTGATTTTCTGTTGCTTTTTTTAACAGAATCGGTACAATGAATCAACCCCTGGTTTCCACTCTAGAAATACACTGAGCGTATGTACGTgggaatgttttgtacactcagtgtatttgtaGAGTGGaaatcaggggtgtattcacacAATTATATTACAATTACACATAGCCTACATTTTATGAAACTTGCTATAAAGATTTGCTTAGATTAGACAAAATAGATTATCGATAGCGTTATAACAACTGTATTAGTAGCATTACAATACCTGCGTTTTCGGGGTAAACTTCGTTCCAGAATCCAACAAATCCATGACAGAAGAACGTCACGTTTGGCAATTGATCCAAATTTGATTTCACTGTGCTTGAAATGTTTAATTATTTGTCTAGTTTCGGTCAAATTCTACAAGCCTTGAGAATGATTATCGACAGCCTCGGTCCATTGTCTTCAATAGGATGGCAACAGCGACAGGTGTCTCGCAGGTAAATCCACACCAGTCATTACGAATAGGTTGTCATTTTTCCCCTATAGAAAGTATTCTGAAGGATATCAGAATATCCGAAAAGTTCATTAATTCCGACACTAATTTGTGTTTATTTAGCGTAACTAAAAAAAATGTCGATAATAAACCTATTGTAGACAGAAACCAAGCCGCCTATCCATTCGACTTCCTGTGTACAGGTGATACACTGAACAGTGGGGGAGAAGGACTGAATAGAGATGAACGAGGAAATAAAACCTGTGGCACATATTCTGCTCACCCATAGGTTACTATTACAATCCTGATGTCTTCAGTTTAGACTACCCTTTCCTGGTCATAGTTTTGTATCCTGTAATATTTGTTCATTTTGAATCCCATAAAATGTTTGGTTTGCAGGACCAACAGCTCTGAGTTCCTCTCAGGGCTAGTGACTATCAAACAGAAGACAAATCACTGCCATTTAGATCAAATAAAGATATGGAAAtaagtaggctagttgaggaccTAAACCGATGTCATTATACGACTACAAATTGGTATGCTTAGACCACACACTATATTATGCGGTATTTGTCTCTCACTGGAGGGCCAGTAGTCTGTCTGATCCCGCAACACTAGAGGGCGTAGTATACCATTTCAATATGACGGTGAGTCTACGTGTTGTGCAGTTAACAATAGCTCCTGCGTCATCAGAGTGGTGTGTTTCGTGCAGTTTCATTGCAGTTTGACAGCATCGGCAGTATCATAAAAACGACAGCCGTATTTAGATCTGGGCCCGAGCGGTGTACTGAAAGACCAGTATTAAACACTGTGGAAAAGACACAGCTGGATGAGTTGTTTGTATCTTAATCAAATGGTTATTGAGATAATTCACCATAGTCGCAGGAAGTAGTTTGTGGGTGGGGTGCTGCGAGTTTTTTGCCCGCGCTGAAGAGTCAATAttggtcctctaatacaggactagtaaaggcccagtgcactacttttgtggaaTTAAAATGTAAACTAAATATATTTGAGTGTTTACCAGCATTTGCAACTTGAGTTAATCTGATAATACTTGCGGAATATAAAAATACTTGCTTGGTGTATTTTTTccagtttcttgaaatactttgCAACATATTGtgaaaactgaaatggtctattTTCCATAGGCGATCTTATCCAGGGCAATTTACAGTAAtgagtgggaatcaaacccacaacccaagcattggggcggcagggtagcctagtggttagagtgttggactagtaaattgaaggttgcaagttcaagcccccgagctgacaaggtacaaatctgtcattctgcccctgaacaggcagttaacccactgttcctaggccataattgaaaataagaatttgttcttaacttacttgcctagttaaatgaaggtaaaaaaaaaatacaacaattCCAAGTGAACCACTTGATGTCTCAATGTACTGcacattgtttttcttcatgaTGATGTTGACCACAGGTAGATGACCAGCCTGTgtacaatacagtaatgtacattggtttgtaaggatggtaaatTAATACTTCACACAAAGTGGTTGTTTTCCATGTTTTTTGATCAAGAAAAACATTTAAGGGATGTTTTGTGTTTTTGCCTATAACTTTGTACTTTTTAATGTAAATGTTTGAGGACAggtttttgttctttctggattccattagaacgaCAATTGCAGAGAAAGGAACAGGGCAACAACTCTTACAATTCCAACTAATGAATCCTGCAAGATACTGTTGTTAATTATACAACTACCTTTTTTGCCAATGCAGAGAAGTTGAATATTTTTCGGTGTTGCCTGCGCTACAGATGTCTATATTGGTCTGCTAATACTAGTAAAGTGCATACATTTTGTGAAAACATtatttttcaaccatttaaaaaaataaatatatttcctCCTTTTCAAGAACCTGCACCTGAGGAGTTCTGTAAGGAGGATATAGTACCCATTTTTACCCCCCAAAACACCTATCTTTCAATAATACTCTGCAATTGTGATTTGGACAGAACCCATTGTCTCCTCCCCCTGGGGGTGAAATACTGTATAAATGCAGCATCAGCCCTGAGAACTGCATTTGCCTGAGAACTTAGTGTTGACAAAACATGAAGCGATTGGGCTTGGTTGTCCTTGTACTTCTCCTGATGCTTTTGGCTGTTGAGGGTAAGCAGTGGATACAGTACCTTGGCTTTGTTATGTAATGCCGCAGGTCTGCATCATACCTGTAAAATGGGATTTCATCAGTGTACCTGCTGATGTGTATTTGGGAGAAATGTTTTGGATCATTAGTTCTTATTTTACCATTAAAGACATTGCTCTAAAGACattgaacttgttctcaactagcctacctggttaaataaatgtaaaagaaATTGCACATTTCTGATTATACGGATCATACGGTAAATGTAAGATCTTCAATGGTAATGTTTTAGCTTGACATTGGTTATACTGTTAACATTGATTGATCATCATTAAAGGTAATATAATAACAGCTCATAAGTATTCTAGTCATTAACAAATTACAAAAATAGTGTAGTTGAAATGTTCTTCTACTAATTGTTCCATGATTGTTTTACTGTTGTTCTAACAGCTGATGATGCAGAGATGCAATATTGGACGTGTGGTTATAGAGGACTCTGCAGACGGTTCTGTTATGCCCAAGAATATATTGTTGGACACTTCGGTTGTCCTCGCAGATACAGGTACATTGATGATCTATTGAAATGTACAGTACACATGTAACCATGGTGAGATTGTATATCATGTATATTGTCAGAGAGACCCTGATGGAGACAGAATAGCTTTGTCAGACATACACAATAAGAGTTGCTGTTATGATGTTACACTTGTTTTttctgcctttccaaatcatgtccaatcaattgaatttaccacaggtggactccaagttgtagaatgATGATCAATTGATCAATGGAAAAAAAGATGCACCTGAGtctcagcaaagggtctgaatatttatgtaaataagatattttgtttttgtttttataaatttgcaaaaatgtctaaacctgtttttgctttgtcattatggtgtattgtggtgtatttttttttatgaatcaattttagaatacggctgtaatgtaacaaaatgtggaaaagggagggggtttcgaatgcactgtatgtattgaATACATGGAATTGGTATGTGATGAATAAGTCCTGCACACAATGTgcttattttcttttctttttttaatcaggattaatatttgatttgatgtgtatgGAATTGTTTCCTGAAATATGCATGAAAGGACAGTAATTACCCATAATTCAGCACCTTTGGATAGTTGTACTTCCAATTTTGATCATCATGATTTAGTGACTGCAAAAAATGTACTGGGATTTTTAAAAGACAGATTCACTTTTTGTTTTGTCTGCATGGACCCAAGAGATAAGTATGGTTGCATTAGTCTTTTTGCAGGCAGTCGTTTTTTTAAATGAACGTATTTGCTATTATGACAGTATAATATAGTTTTGATGACTATTTATATTTTAGGAAGGCAACTACATTTTGAAAACACATTTACTGTTTTGCAACAGAGTTCTGTGTCTTGCGACAACATTGTTCCAAAAAATGCTTGTACGCATTTGAAAAAACTGTAAATGGCTACTTTCCAACTCTTGTTTCTTGTGTCGTTACCAATGACGGCTTCAGCACCAAGCTCCTGTTGTGGGACTTAGGAGGAGGGGATTGTGGTGAGTAAACCTACTGTCTCCTCGTCATATTTTCAGTGTATTACAGTTTAATCTACTCTCCACTttatactgtagctacatccactAGGCATGGATGATTTACAACCTGATTAGGTCACAGTACACATTGGTCTTGCCCACATTGAAAGCACATTTCTGTTGCGTGATTTGTCTTCAAATGATAGATGTCATAAAGAGTACTGGAGACATACAACTAAAGAGTGCATTATCAGATAAAGGTGTCAAGCCAGCCTCCGGATGAACTGGAAACCCCAGCATTCTCCATGGCTCTCAGATCAGCGATATTCAACTGACTGAGCTGATGTCAGGGAAACCACTTTACTCTGTAGATAATAACCTGTTTTATATACACTGTAGCCTTTTTGGACTGTGTCGATTTATAATTTCCTTTACAATATGATATTGGGTGTAGAAACACATCTATAACAGTTATTTTGTTTCCTTCTATCACAGAAACAGACAGTCCAGATGCACTGAGCTCCCTGCAGTTTGTGAGTGGCAGTGTATTTCTCGCTTGTGCCTGGTGACCTGTATGTGGGGGACACACGGAAGCCTTCAGCTCTTCAGCAAACCccagctggagggagagagggagcccaATGGTGTATGGGTGTTAAGACAGACCTGTTCTCATCAGACCCATCCTCCTGTAGTGTAGCACGGCTCTCCTCCTCCTGCCAAGTGTTTGTGTCTGATCTTAGGGACCTAAGAGCCCCCGTGAGTAAAGCCCAGCTtgatgtccagaggaaaactaccgATAATGACTTCCTGAAGGTGACATGAGCGCCAGCTTTAGACAACTGCCTTGCTGTTTCAGGTAAGCACCATGTCACTCTTTCATTTTTGTTGGATTAATGACATTAGTGAATGTCTTATGGACAGAACAAAGCTGTTCTTGCTTTTTTAGAACGGCTGTCATAATAAAGCAACTTTTCCTCAATTAACTATTTAATTTATCTCCTCTTCTAGGTTTTGATGGAATGGTGCAAATCTACAACACTGCCTCTTGGAGACCGGAGTTGGTGGAATTCCAGCCTATTTTTGTCCACCGTGGTCACACGATGTCTGAGGATCAGTTTGACACTTCATCAGCTGTGGTCACCACTCATGTTTGGCATCCAAGTCGACCtaagactgtcctctctgctgctGTAGACGGGTCTGTGCATCTATGGGACTGGGTCGACAAAGCCACTGCCAGCTGTTGACATTCAAACAAACTTACAGTTCACTGTTAATCATTACGCAGCTTTGGACCTTGCCTGAAgtctaaatattttttttcattaTGTAAATATGTAAGGAAAAAACATCCTCTGTAAAGCACAATTTATTGTGATGGG
It contains:
- the st14b gene encoding suppressor of tumorigenicity 14 protein yields the protein MDLLDSGTKFTPKTQDDDWENSVTFLPAPDTKKLEKNRGSKTLYVGIGLVGLAAVIALTTGLLVWHFHLRRGEVRLTKMYIGSMSITNQRFIDSYDNPDSNEFKQLAMQVSQQLKGIYSKYKDLDKYLVGSTVQAFSEGNRGSEDNVVAYYLSEFDVPIGRGSAVDEAIGTMDPMKGSLKGRMGMGRRPTSSLLINNVISGALDPRMTKALLAASQTYSYHISENHTATLQSPGFPDSPYPPNTYVLWRLHADRGYRIKLEFDTFNLEGDCQNDFIKVYDSLVPLERQVMAEKCGYYTRNEPLSFISSGNVMLLTLVTNKEKNFPGFRATYSQVPLNSQDCGGQLSGLNGTFTSPNFPSHYPPLTKCVWDIEVPKGKSVKVQFNKLLMSEPGQNNNNCPKDYVEINSEKLCGDKPYSTVVTSTVNKIVVIFNSDMSYVDSGFTAEFEAFVPTTQCEPDQIKCRNGLCKVKFWQCDGVNDCGDSTDEENCGSCKSGEFTCRNGSCISERLKCDGRADCADGSDESKCAKSLALQCSEYTYKCKNNMCISKLNPECDEEEDCDDGSDEADCQCGIRPYRHSRIVGGQASIEGEWPWQVSLHIRGSSHVCGASVINDRWLVTAAHCVQDDVKVKYSQPQQWEAYLGLHVQSQTNKWTLKKNLKQIIQHPGYQAQTYDNDIALMELDSPVTLNQNIWPICLPTARHYFPAGKPVWITGWGTTREGGFEASMLQKAEVRIINATVCNTLMEGQTTSNMLCAGVLDGGVDACQGDSGGPLSSMENSGRFFLAGVVSWGDGCARRNKPGVYTQVTKYRDWIKQKTGV